The genomic interval CTCTTCATGAAGGAGCTGGAACACATCGTCAAGTCGTACGAGGCGTACCGCCAGGCGCTGCTGTCCGAGGTGGAGTCTCGTAAGCAGCGGCAGCAGTGGTACGCCCAGCAGGCCCCGGCAAAAAGCTTcatgtgaccaaaaaaaaaacgcctttcatccaaatatatatatatatatacacgacATACGTTTATACCCTCCCTACATGCATAACAAAAGAAGAAACACTTTGGAAACACTCCGATGAAGAAGCTACTGTTTGGGAGGACAAAACAACATGGTGCCTTTTTGAATGGAACCAAAACGTCCGCGTGGAGGATTCTcaaccccccttttttattatttttatatatataaagacaATCCACTAAAACCCAGGCGTTGCATTGTGAATAAACAATGCGTCTTTATTGAATGAAAGATAAGTATCACCTCGGAAAGATCATAAGCTACTGGAATTTGAGGAAACCATTTTTCACGCTAAAGAAAgacttttcttcaaaaaaaaagtatttttgttttttgtccagATGCAAACTGTTACTTTTTGATGGTATTTTCATGTCTAAAAGCCATACGATGATGCCGGTCAGACGGGACACCGCCAccagcagaaaaacaaaaaactatcatattttaatatattgtaTCTAAAAACATGTATGCAGTAAATGCTGGAAAATACAAAGGTTGTCTCACTCAATTGGAATAATTGTCAAATGTTGACCCTTTAAAAGATGTTCCTTGGCCAAAACATTTCACCTGAAATATGATCTGTGGTTGCCAGGTCCCAATTGTGCTTCAACAAACAAATCATCTTTATCCtatcttttgaaaatatttattttattttttatgatgaACAAATACCATTATAAAGGAATACTGTAAttataatttaaataataattaaaatgaatcaaacaGGAATACATGGCTTGTGACActtgacagtattttttttgtatttaactcattgcctgccattaacATCCCAATTCCATTAAAGTGGGAGGCCTGGCGGTGACTGTTGGTTTCAGTGAAAGTATCTGAGATGAGAGTTTATTCTTAACTCATGGGGTGCCAGTGAGTACAATAATCTATGatgactttgatttttttttatttgtgaaaaCTCATTCACTTCCAATTGAAGACATGAAATTGTGATCAATTAACGTtactaactttaaaaaaaattgcacaataAGCTCGTTATGACTATTTTTACACGCTTTTGATCTCAAAACACCACGGAAACAAAATGGGTGTCCCATAAAACATCAAAGCATCCTCcatcaagcacacacacacacgttcaaACAGCACACGACATCCACAggtttgtaatattttaatatttgaagGGATGATACACGTCACGAGGGGGTGCTTTGATGAGAGCCCAGCGCTACTTTGCGACGACGGCCTTTCGATACGGTGGACGTTAACGTGGTGGAAGACCTCGGCGCCTCGTTTGAAAGCGGAACGGCGGGAAAGTCTCCAAAAGACGCCATCCGCCGTTTTTCTCGGGACGGATCCACAATGGCGGCGCGCTCCAATCAGTCCCGCTTCCTGTCGCGCTCCTCGGCCTCCGCCGGCGGCTCGTCCACCCGTTGCCCGGGGAAGGCGTGCTGGTACAGGTGCCTGTGATTGGCCGCCACGTTGTAAAGCTTGTGCAGCGCCTGCGATGGGGGAAGCGTTGGGGGGTCATGTTAGTATTCACGCTAGAGGTCATGCCGCCGTCCATGCCGCGCTTCTTACCTCGTTCGTGCTCCCCTGCGGCGGCGTGGAAGGGAAAAGACGCCACGGGTTAACCAAGGAGCTACAACGCTGCTATTGCCCAGTTTGAATTTCCCATTTCCCAAAATTTGGGGAGGCCCTGCTTTTAGGGCGCAACGGCGCCGTGGTTGGGTGGGTGGGAGGAGGCTACTAAACAAACTGAAAAGGAGCCATTTTGTGTTCATTCATTGtcagggtgccggagcctatgccGGTTAACTGTGGGCAATAGGGAGGGGACAGCCCTAATGGGTTGCCGGCCAATCACATTGGCGCACAAggacaaacgaccaatcactcGCATCTACGGGCAAATTCAGCGTGCAATTAGCCTAGTgtgcaattagcctagcgtgcaattagcctagcatgcatgtttttggaatgagtgGGGGAGAACGTGCAAGGAAAACcagaacctgggatcgaaccctgtcTCTTGCAACcctgaggcggacatgctaaccactccaccaccGTGCCGCTGAATGAAGTGTCAAATTCAGCACCCCCTCACCAACGCAACACTGGCACTTTGTTTGACCCAATGAACAACGATAAAGGCGGGGGCTAACGTAAAGGACCCGCGGCGTCCGCTCGCCATGGCTCGCCGTGGATGTGGAAAAGCTGCGATCGGACGGTCGACGACCCACCTGGTCCCAGAGCGCCCCGGCCACCTGGTCGATGACGGCCCCCAGCTCTCGGTACTCCCCCGAGTAGCGTATGTAGGCCCAGGTGCAGAGCGTGATGAGGGCCAGGCCCAGGATCATGTTGCAGAGGCTGGCCACCACGTCCACGCCCACAAAGCCCGTCACGCCGGCCGCCACGTACATGACGAAGATGACCACGAAGAGCGTGGCGGGCGTGCGGGCGGcgtgaaaaatgtttttggagtCATTGTGCTTGATGTACTGAACAAAGACCTGGTCCACCTCGGACGCCAGCTGCTGCAGGTAGCGCCGGCTGAACTCCTCGCCGCCCATCTTCTTCACGCCGCGGAACAGCGACAGCGCCTCCTCGCGGATGTCGCCGTGGCGGGCCTGGAGCTCCCCGGGCGCCAGGAACGGACGGTCGCCGCCGCACACCTGCTTGGGGGAGGGAGGCAGGGTCAAACGGGGTCGGACGGGGTCGGGCGACTCAGACGCACCTCCTCCATCTTCTTGTTGTACAGGTCTTTGGCGGCGGCCACGGCCGCCAGGTTGTTTGCCTCGGCGGTGGCCTGACGCAAACGACACGGCGGTTAGTTCGGGGTGGCTTCTCCCGGCGACCTAGCATTCAACCCGCATCGGCGGGAAGTGACCCAGGAGGGCGCCGAAATCTATCTATCCCGAGCGTCAATGCGAAGACGTTAAAAAGTAAGGGaagcaaaatcaacaggaagtgcctaaaaactaacaggaagtggaaaatcccccaaaaatcaacacgAGATgatcaggaagtgacctagcattgactcaaaatcaacaggaagtgaccccgaaGTGCCTAAAAAGTAACAGGAAGTGgaaaatccccccaaatcaaTACGAGAtgaccaggaagtgacctggccatgactcaaaatcaacATAAATTGACTCCgggtccaaaaaaaatcaatagcatGCTAGCTGTAAATTGAGATTGACCCTAATTTAAGAGAAAATGACCGGAAAGGAACAGGAAGTCAGTCAGCGATGCCGCAAAATGCTGTTTGTTACCTGCAGCATGGACTTGGGATGAGGTAGGTCCTCCCCCTGGTAGATCTTGATGTAAGCCTGGAGAGCGCCAACGGGTACGAAAGAAGGTGTTCTCAAGGAGCGTTCTTTTGGAAATGGcgcctgttttttgttttttttttgaccgaCCTTGAAGTACTCCAGCAGCCCCCTGCAGGTGATCTTGCTGCCGTTGATCTCCTTCACGTCGAGGTTTGCGGGACTCAGCAGCCACGGGACCAGAACCTTCAGGTGGCTGACGAACTCGTTGTCGATCTCTGCGATTGGACAAATTTGTGACTTAACCGAGTTTGACCGGTTTTATATTGCAAGCGTTAGCTGTACTAGCTACTTCAGTACCTTTAATCCGCCCATCAAAGAGCGGATTGGTGGCCACCTTCAGGCCGGGATGAGGCAACAAGAAGCAGGAGATGTTGGTGAAACACGAGTGGATGTGTTTGCGCACGTTTTGCAGTTCCTCGTGCTGGTTCTCCGAGATCTGCGGacgtttttttgcaaacatttaaaaaaaacaaagtttgaaAGGACTTGATCTCGCTCGACCTCTGACCTTGAGCCTTTTTTCCAGGAATTTCATGCCTCCCTCCTGCCCGTACGGAAACTCGTACGGGAAACTCCAATCTCTGATGAGGAAGATCATAgactagaagaaaaaaaagaagaagaaaaaagaagcagaTCTGATGGAAATTATAAATATTTGGAATCAAGGGTGAATAGAAGGACGGAAATAAAACCTGAAAGGGTTTGAGGAAGGTCTCCTCCATGGCCAGTCGGCCGTATTCCGTGAACAGCTGTCGGGTGGGATGACATCACGGACGTTAGGGTGGAATTGAGCAATATGTGGCCGTCAACTGGCGCGTGAAGACGTACCTGCAGATGTTGAAGGTCATCCTCTTGGACGTTTTGCGAGATGTTATAGACCTGCACaaaggtgcattttttttggataGGGGGCGGagcatcattttttatttttcctggtGTCCAAAGTCCATTTACGAATGTTCTATTTGATGGTGTGCGTTTCCGCTACCTGCATGGAGCTGATCATGGTGCTCAGCGCGAAGACGGTGGCCGAGTCGCGTAGCGTGGATTGGCTGTCGAAGGTGCCTTGCGTGTCCATCAGCAACACGGCCACCTGCGTGCCAGGCCACGCCCACCGACGGCGATggcgaaaacaaacaaaaaggaaagttgAGGATTTTTTGGGTCTACTGTCTCCGTTCCATTCAATGACTCCAGCCGAAGCGGAAGGAGGACATCCAGGACGTCGGACTTCACCTTGGTCCCGTCGGGCCGGTCCACCAGGAACACCTCGCTCCAGATCTGGATGCCGGTGGTCTCCCGCTCCGAGCCGCCCCTCCAGGAGAAGCCGGTCAGGGGCTCCTCCTTCTGGCCCAGCCAGTCGTCGGCTCCCTGACGGAAGGAAGTAAGCGGTGGAGGACACTGAATTCCGCATCGTCAAATCAAACCTTTGTTCTCCAAAAAGTAGCGTTTTATACAAAGCCAAACGTTCTCACAGGTACTTGTAGAGCTACTTGTGCAAAGATCTCCAAGTAGGCATACACGTAGGGAGCAAAAGTACAGTGTACTACTACCTATGCCTGTACATAGTACacagtagtagcagtattagtagtagtagtagtagtagtggtagtggtagtatggtagtatggtagtatggtagtatggtagtagtagtagtcatagtagtagtagtcatagtagtcatagtagtagtagtagtacatagtagtagtagtggtagtatggtagtagtagtggtagtagtggtagtagtagtagtagtagtggtagtagtagtagtagtgttggtggtagtagtagtagtagtggtagcatggtagtatggtagtatgtagtatggtagtagtagtagtagtagtcatagtagtagtaatggtagtagtagcggtggtggtagtagcagtagcggtagtggtagtagtagcggtggtggtagtagcagtagcggtagtggtagtagtagatgGACAAGAAACCCACGTACAGGTACTTGTAGTAGAATTAGAAGTGCTTGGAGTACACGTATATAATGACATTTACAAGTATTGGCTGTTGGATTGTAGATAGTCAAGACCAGACCGGTGGCAGTCCAAAAGAAAAGAGATGAACCAGAGCCAGAAGCAAACCCACCTGTTTGTACACGTAGCGCAACATGAAGTCCATGAGGAAGGACTTGCCCTTGCGAAAGGCCCCCGCCACCGAGATGGCCACCACCTCGCGGTCGCGCACCTCCTCGGCCAACAGGATGCGAGCCAGCGCCGCCTCGTCCAGCTGGAAGCTGTGGTCGTCCTTCACCAGCAGCACTTGGACGGGCCCGGCGCGCCCGTccgactcctcctcctccgagcTCCAGTCGTATGTGTTCTTGTCGCCCAGGGACCctggacccccccaaaaaatacaggcTGACGCGTCTATTTAGaatttatacatttaaaaaaaaagatttcaaaaAGTAGAAAAATGTATGAGAACATTGACTCTTTTTGCTAAGCTAAATGAATAGAAAGTGAATTAAAAGGGAAAGACCCGCCCCAATAACACGCTAACgatgatttagtttttttcctcagttCACATTAACTCATTTCCGTCCAATTGATTTAAAGCAGGCGGTTTGGCATCGAATGCTCTCGTTTCGATGCTCCGGGCGGCTCTAAACATTTCAATTGGGCCAACTGGGAGCAATTTTCACGGGCAGCCTCTCGCTGTCGACATATTTAAGCACCCCCGTTGTCAAAAacgtccaattttgaatgaCGTCCAAACAAAGGACACGTGTTTTAGTTCCACTTGAAGttgtaaatgtttaaaatatctGCAAAAAGGCCTCGCCCAGGCGTCGCCATCACTGCCGCATCTCGCCACACCACTTGGTGACTGGGTGGGCCCTCTTCTATAACTCTTAGACAAAGtcattttccatatttcccCTATTTTCTTGCACGCTATCCAACAACAATTTCCCTGAAGGTGACTCCTCCACGCATCCTTACATAATATCAAGGCTGATTCACCAAGGCTCCCACTTTACTCCAATTGCTGGCATTTCTTTATTCCTCActattcttcaccttctctattTTCCAGCTCGCTATTAATAATTGTGATGccctggaaagaaaaaaaaaagccctccgCCTAATGACGTCGACTAGGAGGCCTCCTGCGCCGTTAACACCCATGAATCACGCTGAATTTAGAAATAAAAACGATCATAAAAAGGAGATGTCGGTACGTACACTCACCCCAGCTGTCTCGTTCTTTGCGGTGTTTGGCCATATCTCCTGCGAAAAAAAAATCGCCTCTCGACGTTTTTTTTGTGTCCGCTAATGATGGAGTTTCAGGTATGCGTTCATGGGCGGGAAGAAGGGAGGAAGATGCGCACGGAGAACAACACGAACGAGATTAGCGGAGGGCGACGATGGGGAGGaagacgaccacgacgacgagaAACGACGGAGGAGGATGCCCGTGCTTGGACATCACCACCAGGGGGCGTGCTTGTGGTTGTTGTCGTCTCAACGCTACCTTTGATAACGGCTTTTAGTATTTCTTTAACTTTTCTCCAATAACTCGTTTTCCTTCGCTCAAAATTTcaaattctaaccctaaataAGGTTCAATAGGGTAGCATATACTCTGTTTTAAGGACGTGTAGTATTGGCTTTCAATATAGTATGTGTATACGATCGCGGTTGCTACTTTACGAGGTGTTTTTGAACGCGACGCCGGGATGCCGAAACGTCACCTGTGTTAATATATTCCACCGCTAGGTGGGAGTAAATCACGGCGTGATCTGGAATATGTGATATTGTCGCAACCCTATTTGAGAATATAAAAAGTAAAGATAACGCTGGCATTTAATAGAGCCGATGAGGAAGAATATTGTTTTGTTAATCTAAATTTTAGTTAAACGTGAAAATTCAAGGCATCCTTTTATTGCCACCACGTcgttaaaatattcatttgcaataattttgatttgcacaaaaaaacattattgaatataattttttcatCGATTACAATGCCCAATATGGAGTACGTCTACGTAGTATATAAATGTACTAGTATGTATCTTGGTTCCTCAATGCATCACGAAATTATTGGTCCAGCCCAATGCAATTACTGCATTCCACCGCTGGGGGACGTTAAAGCACAATACAACCCAGAAAGCACGATGCCTTTGCAAACCTTCGTAAATTGGAATTTACAACAGATATTTATAAATTATAGACGTTCCAACATTCTAGTATGAAAATATGATCTAACATAAACGTCTCAGCATAATTTTTTTATGGATAGTTGCAATTTCAGCTGTATATTACGCGCAATACCACCACGTATTGTTTTGTAATAGGACCGTAAAATTTTGACGATGTTTTCCTGAATGCATCACCTGGATCCTGAAATTTTGCGGAGATTAACAGCAGCcgactgttgttgttgttttttttcttttaagcttGGCCTTTTTAAAGTAACACGCATGGAATTGTTACTATTATCTAATTTTTGACCTCTTGCCATTACTGGGAGCAAGAACCCCATTTCTGGAGCTGTCAACCGAGCTAGGAAGATGACATGTCCGAAAGAAGTTGGTGGCGACGGCTGTTGCTGAACGAGGTCGCTGCTTACCCAGAGGAAAACCTCCGAGAGCCGCCTCAACTTTTTCAAACGCCTCGGTAGCAAAAAAAGTACACGTTCGATTTATAGAATTTGGTTTCATCCCATAAACGACAAGTTTCGAATGGATATTTGAAAGTTACCATGCACGGACGAGTCGTCCACGCGAACGGTAAGCAGAGGGACAGCTCAAGTTCCGAGAAACTAGCCGTTAGCATTAGCCGGGATGCTAACTTCCACTCTAGCTTCATCGTTGAAAATATACGGTGGACCTGGTACCGACTATTTTCTGGCGATGTTGCTACCAAGCTAATGTTAAAAAAACTTGCATTCACAGCTACTAAACGTATTAAACTATTTATCACGGTTATATCGAACGCTTAGAATGTTTTAAGGTGATATTCACAATTCTTTTCAACGCTTGTTCAGAATGTAGACGGCAATGTGGTGACAATTCACTGAACAAGTAATGGCTTATATAATTGACATTTTGACTACCGGAAAATGTAGCAGTGGATgaaattgagtgttttttttcttttacaaagtTATTTACACTGACTGAAGTTTTAAGTCTCGAAAAATTCCATTCATCTTCCTGACAGGCTTTACTTTTCTTCCATGGACAGTTGAATGACCTTTTCCTCTATTCTTCCTTTCTATTTCATGGCCTTTTCATCCATTCTTGTCTGTTGGGGTTCTCACTTTACCTCATCTTTCTGTCATTTTTCTTACCTTATTCTTTTTACCAGATACTTGTATTCttcttttttgcctttttgctCTTCCTACTTTCTATCTTTTAATATCTTTCTCATTTACTTCTTCCCATCCATGACACTCCCCCACATTCTTCTGCTTTCTTttgcaacttattttttttacatttgcaatATTATGTTGTCCCACATATTTTTTCTAATGTTAGTAAACACGTGCCATCCATTCTTTTTGTCAGGCCATGGAGTTTGCCCAAGTAGCATCTGAATAAAGGGAGCCCTCGACTTGTTGAGCGACTCCAGCAAATAGCCTGCGCCGCGTTCCTCCAGCGTCATCGCCACAATGGACATCTTTCCCCGGCCCAGCGGGGAGATCCAGCGGAGAAACCCCCAGCACGACTTTGAGCTCATCCAGAGGGTGGGAAGCGGCACCTATGGAGACGTCTACAAGGtacagccatttaaaaaaaaacttcacttCATATAGAGGTGTAGTAATGCTTAGGGGCATTGATTggacacattggctgccattgacagcgcttagacgtccaattcatttggaccgggagaggctggcagtgaaCGACAACTGCCACTGCCAGCTTTCCCAATGCAAATAGATTGAACGTCTAGTGAcgtcattggcactgaaaaACGAGCATTCAAAGTGAAATTTTATAGGTTAAAATAAATGCTAAAAACAATGTCATTAACCTTAAAGTGATTTTTATGTGAATGACCCAAAATGGGGTGTCCATAAATTTTCTAAATGGCCATAAAAGGTCACAGTGTTAATTGACTAATCGATTCAAAGTGATCATTGAACTGTAGCTTATAAAAAGGAAGAGTCATTTGCGTGAGATTGCGAATTTAAAACTTGGTCACGTTTTATTATTGGCTGATAAGTGACTTTTTGCAATCATTTACTCGCAGctctaatatatatacatatttttttctatcggACATACGACATACGTCTGAAGACCGTCGTGTATTTTTCTCT from Stigmatopora argus isolate UIUO_Sarg chromosome 15, RoL_Sarg_1.0, whole genome shotgun sequence carries:
- the atl1 gene encoding atlastin-1 isoform X3 — encoded protein: MAKHRKERDSWGEWSLGDKNTYDWSSEEEESDGRAGPVQVLLVKDDHSFQLDEAALARILLAEEVRDREVVAISVAGAFRKGKSFLMDFMLRYVYKQGADDWLGQKEEPLTGFSWRGGSERETTGIQIWSEVFLVDRPDGTKVAVLLMDTQGTFDSQSTLRDSATVFALSTMISSMQVYNISQNVQEDDLQHLQLFTEYGRLAMEETFLKPFQSMIFLIRDWSFPYEFPYGQEGGMKFLEKRLKISENQHEELQNVRKHIHSCFTNISCFLLPHPGLKVATNPLFDGRIKEIDNEFVSHLKVLVPWLLSPANLDVKEINGSKITCRGLLEYFKAYIKIYQGEDLPHPKSMLQATAEANNLAAVAAAKDLYNKKMEEVCGGDRPFLAPGELQARHGDIREEALSLFRGVKKMGGEEFSRRYLQQLASEVDQVFVQYIKHNDSKNIFHAARTPATLFVVIFVMYVAAGVTGFVGVDVVASLCNMILGLALITLCTWAYIRYSGEYRELGAVIDQVAGALWDQALHKLYNVAANHRHLYQHAFPGQRVDEPPAEAEERDRKRD
- the atl1 gene encoding atlastin-1 isoform X4 produces the protein MAKHRKERDSWGSLGDKNTYDWSSEEEESDGRAGPVQVLLVKDDHSFQLDEAALARILLAEEVRDREVVAISVAGAFRKGKSFLMDFMLRYVYKQGADDWLGQKEEPLTGFSWRGGSERETTGIQIWSEVFLVDRPDGTKVAVLLMDTQGTFDSQSTLRDSATVFALSTMISSMQVYNISQNVQEDDLQHLQLFTEYGRLAMEETFLKPFQSMIFLIRDWSFPYEFPYGQEGGMKFLEKRLKISENQHEELQNVRKHIHSCFTNISCFLLPHPGLKVATNPLFDGRIKEIDNEFVSHLKVLVPWLLSPANLDVKEINGSKITCRGLLEYFKAYIKIYQGEDLPHPKSMLQATAEANNLAAVAAAKDLYNKKMEEVCGGDRPFLAPGELQARHGDIREEALSLFRGVKKMGGEEFSRRYLQQLASEVDQVFVQYIKHNDSKNIFHAARTPATLFVVIFVMYVAAGVTGFVGVDVVASLCNMILGLALITLCTWAYIRYSGEYRELGAVIDQVAGALWDQALHKLYNVAANHRHLYQHAFPGQRVDEPPAEAEERDRKRD
- the atl1 gene encoding atlastin-1 isoform X1, which gives rise to MAKHRKERDSWGEWSLGDKNTYDWSSEEEESDGRAGPVQVLLVKDDHSFQLDEAALARILLAEEVRDREVVAISVAGAFRKGKSFLMDFMLRYVYKQGADDWLGQKEEPLTGFSWRGGSERETTGIQIWSEVFLVDRPDGTKVAVLLMDTQGTFDSQSTLRDSATVFALSTMISSMQVYNISQNVQEDDLQHLQLFTEYGRLAMEETFLKPFQSMIFLIRDWSFPYEFPYGQEGGMKFLEKRLKISENQHEELQNVRKHIHSCFTNISCFLLPHPGLKVATNPLFDGRIKEIDNEFVSHLKVLVPWLLSPANLDVKEINGSKITCRGLLEYFKAYIKIYQGEDLPHPKSMLQATAEANNLAAVAAAKDLYNKKMEEVCGGDRPFLAPGELQARHGDIREEALSLFRGVKKMGGEEFSRRYLQQLASEVDQVFVQYIKHNDSKNIFHAARTPATLFVVIFVMYVAAGVTGFVGVDVVASLCNMILGLALITLCTWAYIRYSGEYRELGAVIDQVAGALWDQGSTNEALHKLYNVAANHRHLYQHAFPGQRVDEPPAEAEERDRKRD
- the atl1 gene encoding atlastin-1 isoform X2, whose amino-acid sequence is MAKHRKERDSWGSLGDKNTYDWSSEEEESDGRAGPVQVLLVKDDHSFQLDEAALARILLAEEVRDREVVAISVAGAFRKGKSFLMDFMLRYVYKQGADDWLGQKEEPLTGFSWRGGSERETTGIQIWSEVFLVDRPDGTKVAVLLMDTQGTFDSQSTLRDSATVFALSTMISSMQVYNISQNVQEDDLQHLQLFTEYGRLAMEETFLKPFQSMIFLIRDWSFPYEFPYGQEGGMKFLEKRLKISENQHEELQNVRKHIHSCFTNISCFLLPHPGLKVATNPLFDGRIKEIDNEFVSHLKVLVPWLLSPANLDVKEINGSKITCRGLLEYFKAYIKIYQGEDLPHPKSMLQATAEANNLAAVAAAKDLYNKKMEEVCGGDRPFLAPGELQARHGDIREEALSLFRGVKKMGGEEFSRRYLQQLASEVDQVFVQYIKHNDSKNIFHAARTPATLFVVIFVMYVAAGVTGFVGVDVVASLCNMILGLALITLCTWAYIRYSGEYRELGAVIDQVAGALWDQGSTNEALHKLYNVAANHRHLYQHAFPGQRVDEPPAEAEERDRKRD